The Bos indicus x Bos taurus breed Angus x Brahman F1 hybrid chromosome 11, Bos_hybrid_MaternalHap_v2.0, whole genome shotgun sequence genome includes a region encoding these proteins:
- the MBOAT2 gene encoding lysophospholipid acyltransferase 2 isoform X2: MWFSPRRVMEERYCFVFALGYLTVCQITRVYIFDYGQYSADFSGPMMIITQKITSLAYEIHDGMFRKDEELTPSQRGLAVRRMPSLLEYLSYNCNFMGILAGPLCSYKDYITFIEGRSYHMTQSGEDGKEEIQYERTEPSPNVAVIQKLLVCGLSLLFHLIISKMLPVEYNIDEHFQATASWPTKVIYLYVSLLAARPKYYFAWTLADAINNAAGFGFRGYDKNGAARWDLISNLRIKQIEMSTSFKMFLDNWNIQTALWLKRVCYERASLSPTTQTFFLSAIWHGVYPGYYLTFLTGMLMTLVARAVRNNFRHYFIEPPQLKFLYDVITWIATQIAISYTVVPFVLLSVKASLMFYSSWYYSLHFACILVLLLLPVKKTQKGKSTHENVQLSRSKKFDEKDNSLGQNSFFRTNSVCNQNQEITSRHSSLKQ, translated from the exons cccAATGATGATAATTACCCAGAAGATCACTAGTTTGGCTTATGAAATTCATGATG gGATGTTTCGGAAGGATGAAGAGCTGACACCGTCACAGAGGGGATTAGCGGTCAG GCGCATGCCCAGCCTTCTGGAATATTTAAGTTACAACTGTAACTTCATGGGTATCCTGGCAGGCCCGCTCTGCTCTTACAAAGACTACATCACTTTCATCGAAGGCAGATCGTACCATATGACGCAGTCAGGTGAAGATGGGAAAGAAGAGATACAGTACGAAAGGACAGAGCCATCACCAAAT GTTGCAGTTATTCAGAAACTCTTAGTCTGTGGACTTTCCTTACTGTTCCACTTGATCATCTCTAAGATGTTACCTGTGGAGTACAACATTGATGAGCATTTTCAGGCCACAGCTTCATGGCCGACCAAGGTGATCTATCTCTACGTCTCTCTTTTGGCCGCCAGACCCAAGTACTATTTTGCATGGACATTAG CCGACGCCATCAACAATGCGGCAGGCTTTGGATTCAGAGGGTATGACAAAAACGGAGCTGCCCGTTGGGACCTAATTTCCAATCTGAGGATCAAGCAAATAGAG ATGTCAACAAGTTTCAAGATGTTTCTTGATAATTGGAATATTCAGACAGCTCTCTGGCTCAAAAG GGTGTGTTATGAACGTGCCTCCTTGAGTCCCACCACCCAGACCTTCTTCCTCTCTGCCATCTGGCACGGGGTGTACCCGGGCTATTACCTGACCTTTCTCACCGGAATGCTGATGACGCTGGTGGCGCGAGCT gTGAGAAATAACTTTAGACATTATTTCATCGAACCTCCCCAGCTGAAATTTTTGTATGATGTTATAACATGGATAGCAACTCAGATAGCAATAAGTTACACAGTTGTGCCATTTGTACTTCTTTCTGTAAAAGCTTCACTCATGTTTTACAG ctcctGGTATTACAGCCTTCACTTTGCTTGTATCTTAGTATTATTGTTGTTGCCGGTGaaaaaaactcagaaaggaaAGAGTACACATGAAAACGTTCAGCTGTCACGATCCAAAAAGTTTGATGAAAAAGACAATTCTTTGGGACAGAATAGTTTTTTCAGAACAAACAGTGTTTGCAATCAGAATCAAGAAATAACTTCTAGACATTCATCATTGAAGCAATGA
- the MBOAT2 gene encoding lysophospholipid acyltransferase 2 isoform X3: MVIIGVENMHKYCFVFALGYLTVCQITRVYIFDYGQYSADFSGPMMIITQKITSLAYEIHDGMFRKDEELTPSQRGLAVRRMPSLLEYLSYNCNFMGILAGPLCSYKDYITFIEGRSYHMTQSGEDGKEEIQYERTEPSPNVAVIQKLLVCGLSLLFHLIISKMLPVEYNIDEHFQATASWPTKVIYLYVSLLAARPKYYFAWTLADAINNAAGFGFRGYDKNGAARWDLISNLRIKQIEMSTSFKMFLDNWNIQTALWLKRVCYERASLSPTTQTFFLSAIWHGVYPGYYLTFLTGMLMTLVARAVRNNFRHYFIEPPQLKFLYDVITWIATQIAISYTVVPFVLLSVKASLMFYSSWYYSLHFACILVLLLLPVKKTQKGKSTHENVQLSRSKKFDEKDNSLGQNSFFRTNSVCNQNQEITSRHSSLKQ; this comes from the exons cccAATGATGATAATTACCCAGAAGATCACTAGTTTGGCTTATGAAATTCATGATG gGATGTTTCGGAAGGATGAAGAGCTGACACCGTCACAGAGGGGATTAGCGGTCAG GCGCATGCCCAGCCTTCTGGAATATTTAAGTTACAACTGTAACTTCATGGGTATCCTGGCAGGCCCGCTCTGCTCTTACAAAGACTACATCACTTTCATCGAAGGCAGATCGTACCATATGACGCAGTCAGGTGAAGATGGGAAAGAAGAGATACAGTACGAAAGGACAGAGCCATCACCAAAT GTTGCAGTTATTCAGAAACTCTTAGTCTGTGGACTTTCCTTACTGTTCCACTTGATCATCTCTAAGATGTTACCTGTGGAGTACAACATTGATGAGCATTTTCAGGCCACAGCTTCATGGCCGACCAAGGTGATCTATCTCTACGTCTCTCTTTTGGCCGCCAGACCCAAGTACTATTTTGCATGGACATTAG CCGACGCCATCAACAATGCGGCAGGCTTTGGATTCAGAGGGTATGACAAAAACGGAGCTGCCCGTTGGGACCTAATTTCCAATCTGAGGATCAAGCAAATAGAG ATGTCAACAAGTTTCAAGATGTTTCTTGATAATTGGAATATTCAGACAGCTCTCTGGCTCAAAAG GGTGTGTTATGAACGTGCCTCCTTGAGTCCCACCACCCAGACCTTCTTCCTCTCTGCCATCTGGCACGGGGTGTACCCGGGCTATTACCTGACCTTTCTCACCGGAATGCTGATGACGCTGGTGGCGCGAGCT gTGAGAAATAACTTTAGACATTATTTCATCGAACCTCCCCAGCTGAAATTTTTGTATGATGTTATAACATGGATAGCAACTCAGATAGCAATAAGTTACACAGTTGTGCCATTTGTACTTCTTTCTGTAAAAGCTTCACTCATGTTTTACAG ctcctGGTATTACAGCCTTCACTTTGCTTGTATCTTAGTATTATTGTTGTTGCCGGTGaaaaaaactcagaaaggaaAGAGTACACATGAAAACGTTCAGCTGTCACGATCCAAAAAGTTTGATGAAAAAGACAATTCTTTGGGACAGAATAGTTTTTTCAGAACAAACAGTGTTTGCAATCAGAATCAAGAAATAACTTCTAGACATTCATCATTGAAGCAATGA